The window TAGGTTGTTAAAAAGTGCTAGAATAGGTTATGAAAACGGTTTAGCAGAACAAGAAGAGGTAGAGCAATTTGAAATTACTGAAGGAACTATAATAAGTAGTATTAGAAATGCAGAGCGTTTAAAAACACTTGCTTATCAAATGTTAAATATTACTTTAGGAAACGAAATTAATACCAAACTTACCTTAACAGATACATTAGAAAAATTGGTGCTTACCAATACAGATTTAAACTTATTAGGACAAGATTTTCAACTAAACAATCATATAGATTTTAAAATTGCAGAAAATACAAGAGAAAGTAATAGGCTTTTAATGCAGTTAGAAAAAAGTAAAGCATTGCCAACACTAAGTGCTTTTGTTAATTATGGATTTGCTGCAAATTCAGATTCGTTTAGTTTTTTTAATAGCGATCAAAAATGGTTTCAATCTTCTGTTTTAGGTGTAAATTTAAATATACCAATTTTTAGTAGTATGGGAAGAAGTGCAAGAACCGCACAAGCGCAAATTGCTTTAGAAAATTCTGATATTGAATTAGAAGAAACAAAACAACGTTTAAATTTACAGGTAGCACAAGCGCGTAGTACCTATCAATTAAGTATTGAGAATTACGAGACTGCAAAAAAGAATTTAAACCTTGCAACGCGTATTGAAAATAAAAATCAAATTAAATTTAAAGAAGGTGTTGCAACAAACTTTGAGCTTTTACAAGCGCAACAGCAACTTTATACACAACAAAATAACTTTGTGCAATCTATGTTAGACATAATTGCTAACAAAGCAACATTAGAAAACGCATTAAATATTCCTGTAAAATAAGTAAAACTGAAAAGATGAAAAAAATAATATCACTAACTATACTATCAATTCTTTTAATTTCTTGTGGAGAAAAAAAAGAACAATCTTTAGAAGCAGTTTTAGCAAGTAAAGATTTAACAACTATAAGAGCAAAGAAAACTAAATTAGATACTCAGCAACAAGAATTAGCAGCTCAAATTAAACAATTAAACGATGAAATTTCTAAACTTGATACAAACAAAAAAGTTCCGTTAATTTCAACTTTTACAGCAAATCAAGAAGAGTTTACACACTTTTTAGAATTACAAGGAAATGTACAAACAAAACAAAATGTATTAATCTATCCAGAAATGGCAGGTCAATTACAACGTATTAATGTAAAAGAAGGCCAACGAGTATATAAAGGTCAAATTTTAGGTAGTATTGATAATGGCGGAATGTCTAATCAATTAGCACAAGCACAAGCAGCAGAAGCATTTGCTAAAACAAGTTTTGAACGTCAAAAACGTTTGTGGGATCAAAAAATTGGAAGTGAAATTCAATATTTACAAGCAAAAACAAATTACGAATCGCAACAAAACGCTGTAAAAAACCTACATAAAAC of the Tenacibaculum todarodis genome contains:
- a CDS encoding TolC family protein; the encoded protein is MKRVLYIYFMVLSISNIQAQEKKMSLSMQEAINYAIKNSYQNKTAINDIKAAEKRKWETTTMGLPQVNGVVNYQNNLKQAVSLLPAEITGGTPGTFTPVLFGTKQTMNGTVTLNQLLFDGSYLVGLQSAKTYLKISNQAKEKTELVTREAVINAYGNILVTEKSIEILDRNKKVNDRLLKSARIGYENGLAEQEEVEQFEITEGTIISSIRNAERLKTLAYQMLNITLGNEINTKLTLTDTLEKLVLTNTDLNLLGQDFQLNNHIDFKIAENTRESNRLLMQLEKSKALPTLSAFVNYGFAANSDSFSFFNSDQKWFQSSVLGVNLNIPIFSSMGRSARTAQAQIALENSDIELEETKQRLNLQVAQARSTYQLSIENYETAKKNLNLATRIENKNQIKFKEGVATNFELLQAQQQLYTQQNNFVQSMLDIIANKATLENALNIPVK